In Oncorhynchus gorbuscha isolate QuinsamMale2020 ecotype Even-year linkage group LG08, OgorEven_v1.0, whole genome shotgun sequence, one genomic interval encodes:
- the LOC124040981 gene encoding interleukin-12 subunit alpha-like has product MSSSVVSRNRPITDNCLTTAQTLLWNITDALAQEHLFKGLNCTDQGMELNTRTQTVQVCAPKTKSTQQHSTCSRVTNVKFDQDKCLRNIEEDLRCYSDMLQAIDPKLLGPNVLQSLGEIKENCFPSSWLGVWSSQQDTQGCRPTQGTANHNSFDERVHLCKVLKGLQVRTVTINRIIGYIHAGEHNM; this is encoded by the exons ATGTCCAGCTCAGTGGTGTCGCGCAACCGCCCGATAACTGACAACTGTCTTACTACTGCGCAAACACTACTTTGGAACATCACGGACGCACTTGCACAG GAACACCTGTTCAAAGGATTAAACTGCACGGACCAGGGTATGGAGTTGAACACGAGAACACAAACGGTGCAGGTGTGTGCGCCAAAG ACCAAAAGCACTCAACAGCACTCAACATGTTCCAGAGTGACAAATGTAAAGTTTGATCAG GACAAGTGTCTGAGGAACATTGAGGAGGATCTGCGTTGTTATAGTGACATGCTACAAGCTATTGACCCTAAACTGCTTGGACCCAATGTGCTGCAGAGCCTCGGAGAGATTAAGGAG AACTGCTTCCCCTCGTCTTGGTTGGGAGTCTGGTCCTCTCAGCAG GATACACAAGGTTGTAGGCCTACTCAAGGTACTGCTAACCACAATTCCTTTGATGAAAGAGTACATTTGTGTAAAGTGCTGAAGGGGCTCCAGGTTCGCACCGTAACCATCAACAGAATCATTGGATATATTCATGCTGGAGAACACAATATGTAA